From Gimesia panareensis, the proteins below share one genomic window:
- a CDS encoding type II secretion system F family protein, with the protein MQFTYIARNTTGQNQTGELVAETREDAVAKLRQEGLYLLSLEESDEKSQNGRAATRKKRVSRKDVIYFTNQMAIMIDAGVPVATALEGIAKQIENETLAEILTCIQKEVEAGSDLSTAMAEFPRLFDKTYVNLIKASEASGTMPQMLNRIAQQAEEEQETIQQVKGALIYPAVMLVMCIGICIFLLTYVFPKLMPMFAARGAAVPTPTKIMIVVSTAITSYWYLILLFLAAVGGFFYYMRRQPWGKATFDWCLIRMPVFGSMLKKLAISRSIRTLATTINAGVPMLEAIELSAGVSDNVYFKQSWDEISEQVTTGKQIHEALEGKTLFPPTMQQMIASGESTGRLGMVLNKLSDYFDRDVKVAIKSATTLIEPLMVVCMGSIIGFIALSMLLPIFTLSTSH; encoded by the coding sequence ATGCAATTCACCTATATCGCACGCAATACCACAGGGCAGAATCAGACCGGCGAACTGGTTGCAGAGACCAGAGAGGACGCTGTTGCCAAGCTGCGCCAGGAAGGCCTGTATCTGCTCTCCCTGGAAGAATCGGATGAGAAGTCCCAGAACGGTCGGGCAGCGACCCGCAAAAAACGGGTCTCCCGCAAAGACGTGATCTATTTCACGAACCAGATGGCGATCATGATCGACGCTGGTGTGCCCGTGGCGACCGCTCTGGAAGGCATCGCGAAACAGATTGAAAATGAAACACTGGCGGAAATTCTGACCTGTATTCAGAAAGAAGTCGAAGCGGGGAGTGATCTCTCGACAGCAATGGCGGAATTTCCGCGGCTGTTCGATAAGACCTATGTCAACCTGATCAAGGCCAGCGAAGCCAGCGGTACGATGCCCCAGATGCTGAACCGCATTGCCCAGCAGGCAGAAGAGGAACAGGAAACCATCCAGCAGGTCAAAGGGGCCCTGATTTATCCTGCTGTCATGCTGGTAATGTGTATTGGCATCTGTATTTTTCTGCTGACCTACGTCTTTCCCAAGCTGATGCCGATGTTCGCCGCGCGGGGTGCCGCGGTTCCTACACCGACCAAAATCATGATCGTTGTCTCTACGGCAATCACCTCCTACTGGTATCTGATCCTGCTGTTTCTGGCAGCCGTGGGTGGCTTTTTCTACTACATGCGTCGGCAGCCGTGGGGCAAGGCAACTTTCGACTGGTGCCTGATCCGCATGCCGGTCTTTGGCTCGATGTTGAAAAAACTGGCCATCAGCCGCAGTATTCGTACGCTGGCGACGACCATCAATGCGGGTGTGCCGATGCTGGAAGCAATCGAACTGAGTGCCGGCGTTTCCGATAATGTCTACTTCAAACAGAGCTGGGATGAGATCAGCGAACAGGTGACGACCGGGAAACAGATCCATGAAGCGCTGGAAGGCAAGACACTGTTTCCGCCGACCATGCAGCAGATGATCGCCTCCGGGGAATCAACGGGCCGCCTGGGAATGGTACTCAATAAACTGAGCGACTATTTTGACCGTGACGTAAAAGTCGCGATTAAATCTGCCACGACCCTGATCGAACCACTGATGGTCGTCTGCATGGGTTCCATCATCGGTTTTATCGCCCTGTCGATGCTGCTGCCGATCTTCACCCTGAGTACGAGCCACTAA